The genomic segment TTTTTTGGTGGCGAAAAATGGGAATGAGTGGTGGGCAGTTTACCGAGCAGTGCACGCATATCGTCGATCTGGCCAGGTACTTTGCAGGCGATGTGACCCTGGTTTCGGCCGGGGGCGTCAAGGGCCAGATGTGCAGGCGGGTGCCGGACCACGACGTCTGGGACGCTCAGGCGGCCGTCCTGCACTTTGCGAACGGCCTGATCGCTTCGATCCACACTGCCCATCTGGGGGAGTGGTTCAGCGACTACGGCTTGCGGGTGCAGACGCCGGATTCCTGCTTCGAAATCAACGAAATACCCTGGAGCAGCAAGCTGACCGTTCGCCGCAAGGGCGAGGTGTGCGAGTTTCTCGGCCCGCAACGTGGCTGGAAAGAAGCCCACTATGTCGAGAGCGACGTTTTCATCAGGGCCGTCCGCACGGGTGATCGGTCGGAGATTCGCAGCGACTACAGTGACGCAGTGAAGACCCTAGCGGTGAACCTGGCGATCACGCGAGCCTGCGAGACGAGGCAAACGGTGGCGGTAGGGGAGGTGAGGTAGCAAGAACCGCTCGATTGGGGGGTATCAGATGTTGGCCGAGCGGCCGGTGGGCGTGCGCCTGGTCGCGTATAAGTCATTGATTCATAATACCTTATATTAAGACAGGCTCGCGGCTTTTGGGTTCGTTTGGCGCGGTGGAGCGGCCAAGGTGGCGGCAGGTCGAGGCCGTGCTTCGTCGGTCTGACTTCTCAGGGCTCTGACCTGCCCTACCTGCCGGTGGAGGATTGCCATCGTGATGGGCGCTGAATGCGGAAAGGATTCCGCAAGAGGTACGGCCCGGAAAGGATTCCGGGCCGAGCGGCTCGGTGGGTTCGTTTGGTCGCAGAGAGTTGTTGAGGTGTTGGCTCCCGGCTTTGGGCCGGAGGGGGTTGGTCTTCAGATTTCAAAGAACGGGCAGGGGAGCTTTCAGCAATCAGCTC from the Phycisphaerae bacterium genome contains:
- a CDS encoding Gfo/Idh/MocA family oxidoreductase: MKTRLGMIGMGGIGRFHADYLVTHAEAELTAVCDIDEARLAGAAAKYGSRPFTDYRDMISKVDLDAVYVCVPPYVDGPPEIDCLDAGLHIFVEKPIALDMQTARKVEKKIADSGLIAAVGYHWRYMGAVDLANEMMGDEPISFLQGRWVGGMPEVFWWRKMGMSGGQFTEQCTHIVDLARYFAGDVTLVSAGGVKGQMCRRVPDHDVWDAQAAVLHFANGLIASIHTAHLGEWFSDYGLRVQTPDSCFEINEIPWSSKLTVRRKGEVCEFLGPQRGWKEAHYVESDVFIRAVRTGDRSEIRSDYSDAVKTLAVNLAITRACETRQTVAVGEVR